One Terriglobales bacterium genomic region harbors:
- a CDS encoding lysylphosphatidylglycerol synthase transmembrane domain-containing protein: MKRKQLLVLFLVVAVLGVLVYFQVRNWQRFDWEKFEEGTEGVNYWRILIGVLLIHVADFLRAIRWKIFLRPTRPQASWSSLVAPQFVGFAGLALLGRPGELIRPYLISLKTSASFSSQLAIWAVERVFDIGAVTIILLLDIFLAPSIREVNHYQAFRHAGYALMGVIALLILAVFAVSWFGSRLGAWLKRALSPISTSLAASVERKICAFSEGLNTLHSIVSFLEVLVISLGLWFIVALAYRQVTHAYPAETGLPYLDLPQVILLMGASVAGGVLQLPVVGGGSQLATIAVMDKVFEVGPELAVSAGIMFWLVTFMSVAPLGLILARQEHVSLRKLTRDSESVEGCGDERSPQPSEP; the protein is encoded by the coding sequence ATGAAGCGTAAGCAACTCCTTGTCCTGTTTCTGGTGGTCGCTGTGCTGGGCGTGCTGGTTTATTTCCAGGTACGCAATTGGCAGCGTTTCGATTGGGAAAAGTTTGAGGAAGGCACAGAAGGCGTCAATTATTGGAGAATCTTGATTGGCGTTCTTCTGATTCATGTGGCGGATTTTCTGCGCGCGATCCGCTGGAAAATCTTCTTGCGGCCGACGCGGCCACAGGCCTCATGGTCAAGCCTGGTAGCTCCCCAATTTGTCGGTTTTGCCGGATTAGCGCTTCTAGGCCGTCCGGGCGAGCTGATCCGTCCCTATCTCATATCCCTCAAGACCAGCGCCAGCTTCTCCTCACAACTCGCAATTTGGGCGGTAGAACGCGTCTTCGACATCGGTGCGGTCACCATCATTCTCCTGCTTGACATCTTTCTTGCGCCATCTATTCGTGAAGTAAACCACTATCAGGCCTTTCGCCACGCAGGATACGCTTTGATGGGGGTCATTGCGCTGTTAATCCTTGCCGTTTTTGCGGTCTCCTGGTTCGGCTCACGCCTCGGCGCCTGGCTAAAACGCGCTCTGTCCCCGATTTCGACCTCCCTCGCGGCCAGTGTGGAGCGGAAGATCTGTGCCTTCAGCGAAGGACTCAACACCTTGCACAGCATTGTTTCCTTTCTTGAAGTGCTGGTTATCTCGCTGGGATTGTGGTTCATTGTGGCTCTGGCCTATCGCCAGGTGACACACGCCTATCCTGCGGAAACCGGCCTTCCCTATCTCGACCTGCCGCAGGTGATTCTGCTGATGGGAGCCAGCGTAGCCGGAGGCGTGCTCCAATTGCCGGTGGTGGGCGGCGGCTCACAGCTGGCTACGATTGCGGTCATGGACAAAGTGTTTGAAGTCGGACCTGAACTGGCGGTGAGTGCGGGAATCATGTTCTGGCTTGTCACTTTCATGTCCGTGGCCCCGCTGGGCTTGATCCTAGCCCGTCAGGAACATGTTTCCTTACGCAAGCTCACACGTGACTCCGAGAGCGTTGAAGGTTGTGGTGACGAACGCTCTCCTCAGCCCTCTGAGCCCTAA
- a CDS encoding Nramp family divalent metal transporter produces the protein MALLRWLRRWQTRILLFFAVVGPGFITANVDNDAGGILTYSQAGAQFGYTLLWTMIPTTLALIVVQEMASRMGAVTGKGLSDLIREEYGLRATFLLMVALVLTNFGNVVSEFAGVASSLELFGISKFITVPAAAGIVWLLIVKGTYKSVEKVFLAASFFYVAYIIAGVLAHPDWKTAVISTFKPPGLQHFKESTYLYMVIGVVGTTIAPWMQFYLQASVVEKGVTARQYKASRLDVISGCFFTDIVAWFIIVACAATLFVSGHRDIHDAADAAFALRPLAGDYAYILFAAGLFNASLFAASILPISTAYSVCEGLGFESGVGKSFGEAPFFYWLYTILIAAGAGLILVPNFPYIKIIIFSQVLNGIMLPFVLIFMLLLVNKRELMGGFKNSHLYNAVAWATTVILIALTLGLLWSMHQGG, from the coding sequence ATGGCTTTACTGAGATGGTTGAGGCGGTGGCAAACTCGGATCCTTTTGTTTTTTGCCGTGGTGGGCCCGGGCTTTATTACCGCGAACGTAGACAACGATGCTGGCGGTATTCTCACTTACTCCCAGGCTGGAGCTCAGTTTGGCTACACCCTGCTCTGGACAATGATCCCGACCACGCTGGCGCTGATCGTAGTGCAGGAGATGGCATCGCGCATGGGTGCGGTGACCGGCAAGGGCCTGAGCGACCTGATCCGCGAGGAATATGGGTTGCGAGCCACGTTTCTGCTCATGGTGGCATTAGTCCTCACGAATTTCGGCAATGTAGTGAGCGAGTTCGCGGGCGTTGCCAGCAGCCTGGAATTGTTTGGGATATCCAAATTCATAACCGTGCCGGCGGCGGCGGGCATTGTATGGCTGCTGATCGTGAAGGGAACTTACAAGTCTGTCGAAAAAGTGTTTCTGGCGGCATCGTTTTTTTATGTGGCCTACATCATCGCTGGAGTCCTGGCTCATCCTGACTGGAAAACAGCGGTGATCAGTACCTTCAAGCCTCCTGGGCTGCAGCATTTTAAAGAATCCACTTATCTTTATATGGTGATCGGAGTAGTGGGAACCACCATCGCCCCCTGGATGCAGTTTTATCTGCAAGCTTCAGTCGTCGAAAAAGGAGTAACCGCACGGCAGTACAAGGCTTCCCGCCTGGATGTGATCAGTGGGTGCTTTTTTACCGACATCGTGGCCTGGTTCATCATCGTCGCCTGTGCCGCCACCCTGTTTGTGTCCGGGCACCGCGACATCCACGATGCCGCTGATGCAGCCTTCGCACTGCGTCCCCTGGCGGGAGATTATGCCTACATTCTTTTTGCGGCGGGACTTTTCAATGCCTCGCTGTTTGCCGCTTCCATCTTGCCAATTTCTACAGCGTACTCGGTCTGCGAGGGACTTGGATTCGAGTCGGGTGTGGGAAAGAGCTTTGGCGAGGCGCCATTTTTTTATTGGCTCTACACCATTCTCATCGCCGCAGGCGCGGGATTGATTCTGGTTCCCAACTTTCCCTACATCAAGATCATCATCTTTTCCCAGGTACTGAACGGCATAATGCTGCCGTTTGTGCTGATTTTCATGCTCCTGCTGGTAAACAAACGGGAACTGATGGGGGGATTCAAGAACTCGCACCTGTACAATGCAGTCGCCTGGGCGACAACTGTGATCCTCATCGCCCTGACCTTGGGCTTGCTGTGGTCGATGCACCAAGGCGGCTAG
- a CDS encoding sigma-54 dependent transcriptional regulator: protein MSVESIPFPNAAGREVILASHSSAAVPVASALIGQSPALLEVLDLARQISATSADILIQAESGTGKELLARYIHDCSAQRNRAFVAVNCAAVPEALLESELFGHARGAYTGAIDARPGKFEIANGGTLLLDEIGEMPLSLQPKLLRVLQEREFMRLGDSRTVRVEVRVIATTNRCLEKVVEEGDFRADLYYRLNVIPLTLPPLRARRSDIPLLADHFRLRYGGVGRRAEKRFSSEFLERLSQHSWPGNVRELENVIRRALVLSPGPEIGVEALRGREFQLGSAPEDALRAGLSLRDAEKRLLELTLEATSGNRSLTAKMLGVSIRTVRNKIRDYQLARRYA from the coding sequence ATGTCAGTCGAGTCCATACCCTTCCCCAACGCTGCGGGGCGAGAAGTCATCCTTGCTTCTCATTCCTCCGCTGCCGTGCCCGTGGCTAGCGCACTTATCGGCCAATCGCCGGCGCTGCTTGAGGTGCTCGATCTGGCGCGTCAGATATCCGCGACCAGCGCCGATATCCTGATCCAAGCCGAGAGCGGCACTGGCAAAGAGTTATTGGCGCGTTATATCCATGACTGCAGTGCGCAGCGCAATCGGGCCTTCGTCGCCGTGAACTGCGCAGCGGTTCCGGAAGCTCTGCTGGAGAGCGAACTGTTTGGTCATGCACGTGGCGCTTACACGGGCGCGATCGATGCCCGACCAGGCAAATTCGAGATCGCCAACGGCGGAACCCTGCTGCTCGATGAGATCGGTGAAATGCCTCTCAGCCTGCAGCCCAAACTGCTGCGGGTTCTGCAGGAACGCGAGTTCATGCGCCTGGGAGACTCACGAACTGTGCGCGTAGAAGTGCGGGTCATTGCCACTACTAATCGTTGCCTGGAGAAAGTGGTGGAAGAAGGAGATTTCCGCGCCGACCTGTATTACCGGCTTAACGTCATTCCCCTGACGTTGCCTCCTCTGCGGGCGCGACGGAGCGACATTCCCCTCCTCGCAGACCACTTCCGCTTGCGGTATGGCGGCGTAGGCCGTAGAGCGGAGAAGCGATTTAGCTCAGAATTCCTGGAGCGGTTGAGCCAGCACTCATGGCCGGGCAACGTGCGGGAGTTAGAGAATGTGATTCGCCGCGCCTTGGTGCTCTCTCCCGGGCCAGAGATCGGCGTGGAGGCTTTGCGCGGCAGAGAGTTTCAGCTTGGGAGTGCACCTGAGGATGCCTTGCGGGCCGGGCTCTCGTTGAGAGACGCGGAAAAGCGCCTGCTGGAGCTGACTTTGGAAGCGACTTCGGGAAATCGTTCCCTGACCGCCAAGATGCTGGGCGTCAGCATCCGCACCGTGAGAAACAAGATTCGTGACTACCAACTGGCGAGGCGATATGCATGA
- a CDS encoding isocitrate/isopropylmalate dehydrogenase family protein, translating into MTYAVTLIPGDGIGPEVVGAAVRILEATGVKFEWESYAAGAEAYEKYREYIPKDLLLAIERTRIALKGPITTPIGGGFSSINVELRRHFELYANFRPIRNLPHIPTRYPDVDLIIIRENTEGLYSGIEHEVVPGVVESLKIITEKASTRISRFAFEYARKNKRKRIHAIHKANIMKLSDGLFLRCSRKVSKEYPEITYGEHIVDNTCMQLVMNPYQYDMLLLENLYGDIISDLCAAFVGGLGLVPGANFGDSIAVFEAVHGSAPDIAGKNLANPTAVLRSGLLMLRHLGEYEAALKIRNALEYVYRDKRNLTRDVGGTATTSQFADAVIAAMEMQAKVGEEQTATQPA; encoded by the coding sequence ATGACATATGCGGTGACACTAATACCCGGCGATGGCATCGGCCCTGAAGTGGTAGGCGCCGCAGTGCGCATTCTGGAAGCTACCGGCGTCAAATTTGAGTGGGAATCTTATGCCGCCGGCGCCGAAGCCTACGAAAAATACCGGGAGTACATTCCCAAGGACCTGCTGCTGGCAATTGAGCGCACCCGGATCGCGCTCAAGGGACCTATCACAACTCCCATCGGCGGAGGATTTTCCAGCATCAACGTCGAATTGCGCCGCCATTTCGAGCTCTATGCCAATTTCCGCCCCATCCGCAATCTTCCTCACATCCCCACTCGTTATCCCGATGTGGACCTGATCATCATTCGTGAAAACACGGAGGGACTCTATTCCGGCATCGAGCATGAAGTGGTCCCAGGAGTGGTAGAGAGTCTGAAAATTATCACCGAGAAGGCTTCCACCCGCATTTCGCGATTCGCCTTCGAGTATGCGCGGAAGAACAAGCGCAAACGCATCCACGCCATCCACAAAGCTAACATAATGAAGCTATCGGATGGCCTGTTCCTGCGCTGCTCGCGGAAAGTCTCCAAGGAATATCCCGAAATCACGTACGGCGAGCACATCGTGGATAACACATGCATGCAGCTGGTGATGAATCCCTATCAGTACGACATGCTATTGCTTGAGAATCTTTACGGCGACATCATCTCTGACCTGTGCGCTGCCTTTGTGGGCGGCCTGGGACTCGTTCCGGGGGCAAATTTCGGCGACTCGATCGCCGTTTTCGAGGCCGTGCACGGTTCGGCGCCCGACATTGCCGGGAAAAATTTGGCAAATCCTACTGCGGTTCTCCGCTCCGGCCTGCTGATGCTTCGTCATCTTGGTGAGTACGAGGCTGCCTTGAAGATCCGCAACGCGTTGGAGTATGTCTATCGCGACAAGAGAAATCTCACCCGAGATGTGGGTGGCACCGCTACCACCAGCCAGTTTGCCGATGCCGTGATCGCCGCTATGGAGATGCAAGCCAAAGTTGGTGAGGAACAAACTGCTACTCAGCCTGCATAG
- a CDS encoding Rieske 2Fe-2S domain-containing protein, translated as MADEVKTMAGVLGNLPPSPRKALNNSVIAAEQAYRKRSGLPLLTEEDIAALKAGEPMPWERADGQPTTAPAPAPMTAAAPAAPPTPAATTTPASAPVAAPGSAPSADAQALAKAVAKWSRSAIAAEQARRKRSDLAPLSDTDVAFLLGEPAAPALAAPAAVAPAASAAAARPVVTPSAPAASVQPASPPLTREGSAVRYVGTPAVGTSKAAAAAGVATVGPENTEVNQRRRRLVWTAVIAFLTTWLIAFFRFFLPRTLFEPSTVFKVGYPSDFGLGVDTKFQQRYRIWVDRTPDRVFVIYARCTHLGCTPDWKPAENKFKCPCHGSGYDNEGINFEGPAPRPMDRAHVELAPDGQIIVDTSRLYSWPKGQRSMFDDPGAFLRV; from the coding sequence ATGGCGGATGAAGTCAAAACGATGGCGGGCGTGCTCGGCAATCTTCCGCCTTCGCCGCGCAAAGCCCTCAACAATTCGGTGATTGCCGCGGAACAGGCATACCGTAAAAGAAGCGGGCTTCCGCTACTGACCGAAGAGGATATTGCGGCCCTTAAAGCCGGTGAGCCCATGCCCTGGGAACGCGCGGATGGCCAGCCCACTACTGCTCCTGCGCCCGCTCCTATGACGGCTGCTGCTCCGGCTGCACCTCCTACACCAGCGGCAACCACAACACCTGCAAGCGCTCCCGTTGCCGCTCCCGGTTCAGCTCCTAGCGCCGACGCTCAGGCACTGGCAAAAGCCGTTGCCAAGTGGAGCCGCTCCGCCATTGCCGCCGAACAAGCTCGCCGTAAGCGCAGCGATCTAGCCCCACTGAGCGATACCGATGTCGCCTTCCTCCTGGGAGAGCCTGCAGCTCCGGCTCTGGCCGCACCTGCAGCAGTCGCTCCCGCAGCTTCCGCCGCGGCCGCAAGACCGGTCGTCACTCCCTCAGCGCCCGCTGCAAGCGTCCAGCCTGCGTCTCCTCCACTCACTCGTGAGGGCTCTGCCGTCCGCTATGTTGGTACGCCAGCGGTAGGCACCTCGAAGGCCGCGGCCGCGGCAGGTGTTGCCACCGTCGGCCCCGAAAATACGGAAGTCAACCAGAGGCGTCGCCGCCTCGTTTGGACCGCAGTCATCGCTTTCCTAACTACCTGGTTGATCGCCTTCTTCCGTTTCTTTCTGCCGCGTACCCTTTTCGAGCCCAGCACAGTATTCAAAGTCGGCTATCCCTCCGATTTCGGTCTCGGAGTCGATACCAAGTTCCAGCAGAGGTACCGTATTTGGGTAGATCGCACGCCCGACCGGGTTTTCGTTATCTACGCCCGCTGTACCCATCTGGGTTGCACTCCCGACTGGAAGCCGGCGGAAAACAAGTTCAAGTGTCCGTGTCACGGCAGTGGCTATGACAACGAGGGAATTAACTTCGAGGGACCGGCGCCGCGGCCTATGGATCGCGCCCACGTCGAGCTGGCCCCCGATGGACAGATCATCGTTGACACCAGCCGCCTTTACTCTTGGCCCAAAGGCCAGCGCAGTATGTTCGACGATCCCGGAGCTTTCTTGCGCGTTTAA
- the nrdR gene encoding transcriptional regulator NrdR, translated as MKCPFCGFLNDKVVDSRESKEGESIRRRRECLKCAKRFTTYERVDEIPYMVVKKDGRREKFDRQKVLNGLLRACEKRPIPMSKLEQIVDEAETFVIDSPERERKTSEVGELIMNRLRRYDKVAYVRFASVYLDFKDVREFMNELKDLVSSKDEAPARTKASTKA; from the coding sequence ATGAAATGCCCGTTTTGCGGGTTCCTCAATGACAAGGTTGTGGACTCGCGTGAAAGTAAGGAAGGGGAATCGATCCGCCGCCGGCGGGAGTGTCTGAAGTGTGCCAAGCGCTTTACCACCTATGAACGGGTGGACGAAATCCCGTACATGGTGGTGAAGAAGGACGGACGCCGGGAGAAATTCGACCGCCAAAAAGTCCTCAATGGTCTGCTTCGTGCCTGCGAGAAACGACCTATTCCCATGAGTAAACTGGAGCAGATAGTCGATGAGGCTGAGACTTTTGTCATTGATTCACCCGAACGTGAGCGCAAGACCAGCGAAGTCGGCGAACTCATTATGAATCGGCTGCGACGCTACGATAAGGTCGCTTACGTTCGCTTTGCATCCGTCTACCTGGATTTCAAAGATGTCCGTGAATTCATGAATGAACTCAAAGACCTGGTAAGTAGCAAGGACGAGGCGCCGGCGAGAACCAAGGCCAGTACCAAGGCCTGA
- the hemH gene encoding ferrochelatase: protein MSKLVGVVVFQLGGPDSLDAIEPFLYNLFCDPDIIDFPFARLGRKPLARLISTTRAHKVQHHYEVIGGGSPIRKFTEQQARALEKSLADLGIDARCFVAMRYWHPLTQEAAAAVERAGCDELILLPLYPQYSSTTTGSSLNEWRRHYRHPEIPVHVVSDFYREELYLKSLVENIDESLDRFAVAEKVELVFSAHSVPVAVVQKGDPYQHQIEETVELLMARGGWNNRHRLCYQSKVGASKWLQPSLRQTLRELASAGVNDVCVIPVSFVSDHVETLGEIDHEARQLAMQLGIRQFEMTAGLNDSPTFIAALAELVVSAIGADRQVGKSLESLLAAD from the coding sequence ATGTCCAAGCTTGTCGGCGTAGTGGTTTTTCAATTGGGCGGCCCTGATTCATTGGACGCGATCGAACCTTTCCTTTACAACCTATTTTGCGATCCCGATATTATCGACTTCCCATTTGCCCGGCTCGGCCGGAAACCCTTGGCTCGTCTGATCTCAACCACCCGTGCCCACAAAGTGCAACATCACTATGAGGTGATCGGCGGAGGATCTCCGATTCGCAAGTTCACGGAACAACAGGCCCGGGCGCTGGAAAAATCTTTGGCAGACCTCGGGATCGACGCCCGCTGTTTTGTCGCTATGCGTTATTGGCATCCATTAACGCAAGAGGCGGCCGCCGCGGTGGAGCGCGCTGGATGCGACGAGCTGATTTTGCTCCCTCTGTACCCGCAATACTCTTCCACAACGACTGGAAGCAGCTTGAATGAGTGGCGCCGACACTACCGTCACCCTGAAATTCCCGTGCACGTTGTTAGCGATTTCTATCGTGAGGAACTCTACCTGAAGTCGCTGGTAGAGAATATCGATGAATCCCTCGACCGCTTCGCTGTCGCTGAGAAGGTCGAACTGGTCTTCAGTGCTCACAGCGTACCAGTGGCAGTGGTTCAGAAGGGGGATCCCTACCAGCATCAAATTGAAGAGACAGTCGAACTCTTGATGGCGCGTGGCGGGTGGAACAATCGCCACCGGCTTTGCTATCAGAGTAAGGTGGGAGCCAGCAAATGGCTGCAGCCTTCGCTGCGGCAGACTCTTCGTGAACTGGCTTCAGCAGGCGTGAACGATGTGTGCGTTATTCCCGTGTCGTTCGTCTCGGATCATGTGGAAACATTGGGAGAAATCGATCACGAGGCGCGGCAACTGGCGATGCAACTCGGGATACGGCAGTTTGAAATGACGGCGGGATTGAATGATTCTCCAACTTTCATTGCCGCTCTGGCAGAGTTGGTCGTGAGTGCGATCGGTGCGGATCGACAGGTCGGGAAGTCGCTCGAGTCCTTGCTGGCTGCCGATTGA
- a CDS encoding lytic transglycosylase domain-containing protein yields the protein MTVKYLFTSAKVVLLLLLLLLTPLLRAADPSPTAPAPVAYNANLRNGFSIRHVHHEELGGNTRLYFSSAADSGYTDVPTEDVVGFEPAPPILTDPAPNRVAVPDLIKAASQKHEIDADLLSSVIHAESGFNPNAISRKGAQGLMQLMPETASSLGVKNALEPGENIDAGTRYLRELLIRYNNDLIKALAAYNAGPERVEQYHGVPPYRETHAYVARIVREFNRKKLAESHRTDSISAVKSSKASGTVSSPVSSPNTAQ from the coding sequence ATGACGGTGAAGTACTTGTTTACATCGGCCAAAGTGGTTCTCCTTTTGTTGCTGCTGTTGCTCACGCCCCTACTACGAGCAGCTGACCCTTCCCCGACTGCCCCCGCCCCAGTCGCCTATAACGCAAATCTGCGTAACGGTTTCAGCATCCGTCATGTCCACCACGAAGAACTCGGTGGCAATACACGGCTCTACTTCTCTTCCGCCGCAGACAGTGGATACACCGACGTTCCAACCGAAGACGTTGTGGGTTTCGAACCTGCGCCGCCAATTCTTACCGATCCTGCGCCCAACAGAGTCGCCGTTCCTGACCTGATCAAGGCGGCCAGCCAGAAGCACGAGATCGATGCCGACCTGTTAAGTAGCGTAATTCATGCAGAAAGCGGGTTTAACCCCAATGCCATTTCCCGCAAGGGGGCTCAGGGGCTTATGCAACTAATGCCTGAAACCGCCAGCAGCTTAGGCGTGAAAAATGCATTGGAACCCGGCGAGAACATTGACGCGGGCACGCGCTATCTTCGTGAACTTTTGATACGCTATAATAACGACCTCATCAAAGCCTTAGCTGCTTACAATGCCGGCCCCGAGCGTGTAGAGCAATACCACGGGGTTCCACCCTATCGTGAAACGCATGCTTACGTGGCACGGATCGTCCGCGAGTTCAATCGTAAGAAATTAGCTGAGAGTCACAGAACTGACAGTATCAGCGCTGTCAAATCCTCGAAAGCCTCGGGTACTGTTTCCTCGCCGGTTTCCAGTCCTAACACTGCCCAGTGA
- a CDS encoding Cof-type HAD-IIB family hydrolase, whose protein sequence is MKSPVRLIAIDIDGTLLDPEFKIPSANLAALRQAYEQGVEIVLVTGRRHTFALPIAEALGFDLWLISSNGAVTRSLQGELFYRDLLPASTARKLIQCMDAFRGNAVITFDRNDQGTIVLEGLEQMSPSIGGWLQKNQQYITYRKPLEACLTTDPIQAMFCGGVGRMREAREALQAANMVGEITILRTEYPSRDLCLYDVLNHGCSKGHALERWARYRGLDRGQVMAIGDNHNDVEMLEFAGVPVIMGNACEELKQPGWRVTLSNDQCGVAVVVQQVLGI, encoded by the coding sequence GTGAAATCACCTGTTCGCCTCATCGCCATCGATATCGACGGAACCCTGCTCGATCCTGAATTCAAGATTCCCTCGGCCAACCTCGCGGCACTTCGCCAGGCATACGAGCAAGGCGTCGAGATCGTACTCGTCACCGGTCGCCGCCATACTTTTGCCCTACCAATTGCCGAAGCACTCGGGTTTGACCTGTGGTTGATCAGTTCCAATGGAGCTGTCACCCGCTCCTTGCAAGGTGAGCTTTTCTATCGCGATCTGCTGCCTGCGAGCACCGCGCGCAAACTCATCCAATGTATGGATGCCTTTCGAGGTAACGCCGTGATCACCTTTGACCGCAATGATCAGGGGACGATCGTTTTGGAAGGACTAGAGCAGATGAGCCCCAGTATCGGGGGATGGCTGCAAAAGAATCAGCAGTACATCACGTACCGCAAGCCTCTCGAAGCCTGTCTCACTACCGATCCCATCCAGGCTATGTTCTGCGGCGGCGTGGGGCGCATGCGGGAAGCAAGAGAGGCACTTCAAGCCGCGAATATGGTGGGCGAGATCACTATATTAAGAACGGAATATCCCTCTCGCGATCTCTGTCTTTATGATGTTCTCAACCATGGCTGCTCGAAAGGACATGCTTTGGAACGCTGGGCACGCTATCGCGGGCTTGACCGCGGCCAGGTCATGGCCATCGGTGACAATCACAATGACGTAGAAATGCTTGAATTTGCCGGAGTTCCTGTCATTATGGGGAATGCCTGCGAGGAACTGAAACAACCCGGCTGGCGCGTTACACTTTCGAACGATCAATGCGGGGTGGCAGTTGTCGTTCAACAGGTTTTGGGGATTTAA
- a CDS encoding sigma-54 dependent transcriptional regulator gives MATLPAFSDSSVPVLVASASVTFREQMLAALNNRCPIELAQGGADALAKLEASDCRTVLLDSRLPDLDAEELSDLIRTRFPGVQVTVLDSETRTPGARSAVGSLELLQVPPERELSRAADSFAITIEPLSGMVGQTPAMLQVARLARLVAPRSSTVLLTGPTGTGKELVARAIHELSPRSARPFAVINCAAIPEALLEAELFGYVKGAFTGAVQSRVGRIHAAHGGTLFLDEVGELPIGLQAKLLRFLEQGEVQRLGSTDVFRVDVRVVAATNAELAQRVADRQFRDDLYFRLAVFPISIPPLCERKEDILRLAEHFLAIYSGGRLGFSSRAIELLLRHTWPGNVRELMHVVERAWLLVEGGSEIRSEHIYFSKIPPVRREILERVGLEKT, from the coding sequence ATGGCGACTCTTCCCGCGTTTTCGGACTCCTCGGTTCCCGTGCTGGTGGCCAGTGCCAGCGTGACTTTTCGTGAGCAGATGCTGGCTGCCTTGAACAATCGCTGCCCAATAGAATTGGCCCAAGGTGGAGCGGATGCCCTGGCCAAGCTGGAGGCCAGCGATTGCCGCACGGTTCTTCTCGACAGTCGGCTGCCCGACCTGGACGCTGAAGAACTCAGTGACCTGATCCGCACACGTTTCCCTGGAGTACAGGTCACGGTTCTGGATTCGGAGACGAGGACACCCGGTGCGAGGTCCGCCGTGGGTAGTTTGGAACTCTTGCAGGTTCCCCCAGAGAGGGAGCTCTCTCGCGCGGCAGACTCTTTTGCGATCACCATCGAGCCCTTATCTGGGATGGTGGGGCAGACCCCGGCCATGCTCCAGGTGGCGCGTTTGGCCCGGCTGGTAGCGCCGCGGAGTTCCACGGTGCTGCTGACTGGCCCGACAGGGACCGGCAAAGAATTGGTGGCGCGAGCGATACACGAATTGAGTCCGCGTTCAGCCCGTCCGTTTGCGGTGATCAACTGCGCCGCTATTCCGGAAGCGCTTCTGGAAGCGGAGTTGTTCGGCTACGTGAAAGGGGCGTTTACCGGAGCTGTGCAGTCGCGGGTTGGACGAATTCACGCCGCTCACGGAGGGACGCTGTTTCTGGATGAAGTGGGAGAGTTGCCGATTGGACTGCAGGCCAAGCTGCTCCGTTTCCTGGAACAAGGTGAGGTTCAGCGGCTGGGCAGCACAGATGTATTTCGCGTGGATGTGAGGGTGGTGGCGGCCACCAACGCCGAACTGGCACAGCGAGTGGCGGATCGTCAGTTTCGCGACGACCTTTATTTCCGCCTGGCAGTATTTCCCATCTCGATTCCACCCTTGTGCGAGCGCAAAGAAGACATTCTGCGGCTGGCGGAACACTTCCTGGCGATCTATAGCGGAGGTCGCTTGGGCTTTTCTTCGCGCGCGATTGAACTATTGCTGAGGCATACCTGGCCGGGGAATGTGCGCGAGCTAATGCATGTGGTGGAACGAGCATGGTTGCTGGTGGAGGGCGGATCGGAGATCAGGTCGGAACATATTTATTTCTCCAAGATTCCACCTGTGCGGCGGGAGATCCTAGAGCGGGTGGGCTTAGAGAAAACTTAG